CACGCTGTAGGCGCATTAACGGACGTAGTACCTTTTGCAACATACGTGGGTAGTTGCCCAGCTCGTCCCTGCGCAATACGCGCAATACAACCAGCAACACCAAGTAGCATACCAGTACAGTCGCTCCGGCAATGCAGCATGCGATGAAGAAGGCTACACGCGCAGGCATCAGATGCACCAGCAGAATACAGGCTTCATTTACACCGTATCCGATAGCTCCTGAGACGACGACTGCGGTTAAGAAACCTGCCCAGCGACGGCCCATGATGGAAAAGGAGACGATCCCTTTAAGCACACGCAAATTCAGCAACGTGATCACGAGGAAACATAATCCGGTTGCGGCAATGATCCCGTAAATCCCAAGCCAACCAGCCAGCAGCCAGCTCGCTGCAAACTTGACGACGATCCCGACCATGACATTAACCATTGAAATACGCGGCTTGCCCATACCGATCAATATCGAATTAGAAGTCATCATCGTAATCTGGAATATCGTTCCGAGTGTCAGAACAGCGATGATACCACTGCCTCCAAGCGAGCTGAACAGTAAACCATTAATAGAATAGGCGGTCACACATAAAGCCAGCACAATCGGCATTCCAGTCAAAATAGAGATACGCAAAGCCAGCGTCATCTGATTTTGTAAATGCTGCTCATCCTTACGAGCAAATGCCGCTGAAATGATCGGAATGAGCGATTGGCTGAGCGCAATGGCCAAAATCGGCGGAATCCCCGCCACACTCTGTGCCCGAGAGCCTAGATAACCCAACTGAGTAGTCGCCTGATCCAACCCCACTTGACCAGACAGCAGTCTCACCACAATCGAGGTATCAATAAAGTTGACCGCCGGAACGGTCAGAGACGACAATACAATCGGAATGGAAAGCTTAAAAATATCTTTGTAAATGCGCATCATCGGTAGCGCGGAGCTTTCCTCTTGGAATTGATCTTGACGATCCTGTCGATCCTGACGACGCAATTTTACCGTGTAGTACAACATGACCGCCAGAGCGCCAAGACTTCCCATGACACCCCCAAAGGAGGCCCCAGCTGCAACCTCGCGATCTCCATAACCCAGCTTCAAAATAATAAAAGCGAGTATAATAGCGGTCGCTACCCGTGCAACCTGCTCCACGATTTGTGAAATACCGCCTGCGGTCATATTACCGCGCCCTTGGAAGTATCCACGCATCATAGCAATGGCAGGGAACAGCAGTAATGCTGGTGCCAAAGCCTGAATGGCCAAAGCGGATTGCGGAACCCCTGCTACATGCTCGGCAAAATAAGGCGCTCCAAAATACAGCAGCGCTGTAATGATAATGCCTGCCGCAGCCGCGAATATTAAAGCTGCACGATACACACGTCGCGCTTCCGAAGGCCGATCCAGTGCATAACGTTCTGAAACCATTTTGCTCAACGTGCTTGGAATGCCGGCCGTAGCCACCGTGAGCAGCATCAAGTAAGCGTTGTTCGCAATGGTAAACGAGGCGTTCCCGACGGAACCGAGCAGATGCTCCAGTGGAACACGCTGTACCAGACCAAGCACTCTGGCCACCAAGGCGGCAGCGGCTAAAATAAGCGTACCTTTAAGGAATGTTTCTTTATTGGACAAAATGCGTTCCCTTCTTTCTTGCTGTTCACACGCATGCAAAAGCCCCGCACAAACTGTCATGGCCTGAGCCATCACCGGTGCGGAGCCGCATGTCGATTCTGTCTCTGCAAATCATAATAAATGATAACGAATCTCGGGTTATAACACCCAAATTAAGAATACAATAATCATGGCAAGCTGCAAAATCACTTTCATCACGGTGCTGGTAAAAAGGCCTAACACAGAGCCAAAGCCCACTTTAATAGCTCGGTCCAGCGGGGCTTTGCTTATCAGCTCACCTAGCACAGCGCCAATAAATGGTCCCAAAATCAGGCCAAATGCCGGAATAACAAAGGGGCCAATAATAATCCCGATAGTACTCAGTATCGCTGACAGGCGCGAGCCACCAAATCGCTTAACTCCCCACGCATTCACAGCATAATCCGCAACAAAAAGGGCAACGACGATTAGTGTTTGTATAATCCAAAACAGTGCATTGTATGGAGCAAACGAGAAAAACCAGCCGTATACAAAAAATGCAAAATAGATGGCGAGCGCCCCCGGCAATACGGGATATACCGCCCCGGCCATGCCCACAATGAATAGCACAATAACAACAATCCAGCCTACAACGTCCATGGGCCTCCTCCTTCTCGTCCATTCATCCTGCTAGCTGCATCATTCGTTTTATTACACAAGCACATAATCACGGATCACTTCTACAATGCCGTCGTCATTGTTCGAAGCCACGACCACATCAGCGGCTTCTTTAACCGTATCCTGAGCATTCCCCATGGCTACGCCCAGTCCAACCGCTTGAATCACAGCCAGGTCATTCAGACTGTCGCCAACGGCAACCACCTGCTCCAGAGTAATGCCAAGCAGGTCGCACACTTCAGCGATTCCACTGGCCTTGGATATACCAGCTGGGTTAATTTCC
The Paenibacillus peoriae DNA segment above includes these coding regions:
- a CDS encoding DUF456 domain-containing protein; the protein is MDVVGWIVVIVLFIVGMAGAVYPVLPGALAIYFAFFVYGWFFSFAPYNALFWIIQTLIVVALFVADYAVNAWGVKRFGGSRLSAILSTIGIIIGPFVIPAFGLILGPFIGAVLGELISKAPLDRAIKVGFGSVLGLFTSTVMKVILQLAMIIVFLIWVL
- a CDS encoding putative polysaccharide biosynthesis protein is translated as MSNKETFLKGTLILAAAALVARVLGLVQRVPLEHLLGSVGNASFTIANNAYLMLLTVATAGIPSTLSKMVSERYALDRPSEARRVYRAALIFAAAAGIIITALLYFGAPYFAEHVAGVPQSALAIQALAPALLLFPAIAMMRGYFQGRGNMTAGGISQIVEQVARVATAIILAFIILKLGYGDREVAAGASFGGVMGSLGALAVMLYYTVKLRRQDRQDRQDQFQEESSALPMMRIYKDIFKLSIPIVLSSLTVPAVNFIDTSIVVRLLSGQVGLDQATTQLGYLGSRAQSVAGIPPILAIALSQSLIPIISAAFARKDEQHLQNQMTLALRISILTGMPIVLALCVTAYSINGLLFSSLGGSGIIAVLTLGTIFQITMMTSNSILIGMGKPRISMVNVMVGIVVKFAASWLLAGWLGIYGIIAATGLCFLVITLLNLRVLKGIVSFSIMGRRWAGFLTAVVVSGAIGYGVNEACILLVHLMPARVAFFIACCIAGATVLVCYLVLLVVLRVLRRDELGNYPRMLQKVLRPLMRLQRESTGQRG